In Pyxidicoccus trucidator, a single genomic region encodes these proteins:
- a CDS encoding LamG domain-containing protein, whose amino-acid sequence MRSKFLKRFWGHAASLVVAGSLAGCGPEDSTEVAPPPAELGATQAGLYEGPDPKLVFRYRASGTGASDGVITGTVGAAATIARGGTGNTEFMNLTYRPFTSGAYKASATAPVQTGTGFTIVAHFKPDSASLTGRRTIYSDQGGGGVALDIVDGRMQVQWHDGTGYQSVTATGYAINTNWHYVVAAVTINSGTPSSSHARIYVDGQERIDVSPIPGAQTVKNSGQPGCVAAECDGTGTDRGPVGEYFVGRIATVEVLNYPLWSRSYLFSQLNDGGWYAGLPSYFDYTPSVTDTRTGEYRSKYRRMADAINEPQGGSNFPQFDDMRTKVTRRISLPYLNDGFVYQGVSIGTTTAANDTMFMVGHYEPDPDLSEGMVIVPEVNITGCATGTCAPVIRKTYRLVSGTGAELNGVHPGSVVKVGNILYVNSLMNTSTGIGGLLRFDLSAARTTWHAADTATGRPAIEDLKLVTSHTSLCTGASVSYDSLANRLYCFHSGSRTIKGFDLNADGSLPDSTAEVTWTIPAAPYTQGTLTYQLQGAAAYHPGNSAAANPCFVLQFSGGESNPSVLYKFCPSASTTTVTKIAGALATNGEGVAVTTDGMVWGITEGASKKMQAVGSSSVVLAPWVWGIPRSTLNIQ is encoded by the coding sequence TTGCGTTCGAAATTCCTGAAGAGATTCTGGGGACATGCGGCCTCGCTGGTCGTCGCGGGCAGTCTGGCCGGATGTGGTCCGGAGGATTCAACCGAGGTGGCCCCACCTCCCGCGGAGCTTGGAGCGACTCAAGCCGGGCTGTACGAAGGGCCCGACCCGAAGCTGGTGTTCCGCTACCGCGCCTCTGGCACGGGCGCCAGTGACGGGGTCATCACGGGCACCGTGGGCGCGGCCGCCACCATTGCTCGCGGTGGAACCGGCAACACCGAGTTCATGAACCTCACGTATCGCCCCTTCACCTCGGGCGCGTACAAGGCCAGTGCCACCGCTCCAGTCCAGACGGGTACCGGCTTCACCATCGTTGCTCATTTCAAGCCGGACTCGGCTTCATTGACCGGCCGTCGAACCATCTACTCGGACCAGGGAGGCGGTGGCGTCGCGCTCGACATCGTCGATGGCCGCATGCAGGTGCAGTGGCATGACGGCACCGGGTACCAGTCCGTCACTGCCACGGGTTACGCCATCAATACCAACTGGCACTACGTCGTCGCGGCGGTCACCATCAACAGCGGTACACCGTCGAGCAGCCATGCGCGCATCTATGTCGACGGTCAGGAGCGCATCGACGTCTCTCCGATTCCGGGCGCCCAGACTGTCAAGAACAGCGGCCAGCCCGGGTGCGTCGCGGCCGAGTGCGATGGCACTGGCACCGACCGGGGTCCGGTGGGTGAGTACTTCGTCGGCCGCATCGCGACCGTGGAAGTCCTCAACTATCCCTTGTGGTCGAGGAGCTATCTCTTCTCCCAGCTCAATGACGGAGGCTGGTATGCCGGTCTGCCCTCCTATTTCGACTACACGCCGTCGGTCACGGATACACGCACGGGCGAATACCGCTCGAAGTACCGGAGAATGGCCGATGCCATCAACGAGCCCCAGGGAGGCAGCAACTTCCCGCAGTTCGATGACATGCGGACCAAGGTCACCCGGCGCATCTCACTCCCCTACCTGAACGACGGCTTCGTCTATCAAGGCGTATCCATCGGCACGACCACCGCCGCGAACGACACGATGTTCATGGTGGGGCACTACGAGCCGGACCCGGACCTGTCAGAGGGAATGGTCATCGTCCCCGAGGTCAACATCACCGGGTGTGCCACCGGGACCTGCGCCCCGGTCATCCGAAAGACCTACCGCCTCGTGAGTGGGACCGGAGCCGAGCTCAATGGCGTTCACCCTGGCAGTGTCGTCAAGGTCGGTAACATCCTGTACGTCAACTCGCTCATGAACACGTCCACGGGGATTGGAGGCCTGCTTCGCTTCGACCTCTCGGCCGCTCGGACCACGTGGCACGCCGCCGACACCGCGACAGGCCGGCCCGCCATCGAGGACCTCAAGCTCGTCACCAGCCATACCAGCCTCTGTACGGGGGCCAGTGTGTCCTATGACTCGCTCGCGAACCGCCTGTACTGCTTCCACAGCGGGTCCAGGACCATCAAGGGGTTCGACCTGAACGCCGATGGCTCGCTGCCGGATAGCACCGCGGAGGTGACCTGGACGATTCCCGCTGCGCCGTATACCCAGGGCACCCTGACCTATCAGTTGCAGGGAGCCGCTGCGTATCACCCGGGGAATTCGGCGGCGGCGAATCCGTGCTTCGTGCTTCAGTTCTCGGGCGGCGAGAGCAACCCGTCCGTGCTCTATAAATTCTGCCCGTCTGCTTCTACGACCACCGTCACGAAAATCGCCGGTGCGCTCGCCACGAATGGCGAGGGTGTCGCGGTCACCACGGACGGGATGGTCTGGGGCATCACCGAGGGGGCGTCCAAGAAGATGCAGGCCGTGGGCTCCTCCTCTGTTGTCCTGGCGCCCTGGGTATGGGGCATCCCGCGCTCCACCCTCAACATCCAGTAG
- a CDS encoding FruA-associating protein, FapA: MHATHEQVGIEELTSVDLAALEAWDPTQVKLTPDMAARLWLQTSLRLTRAQKELHDAIFTHDGTEASLDRYASARAELDSAEAWALRVAKAHPRRDQG, translated from the coding sequence ATGCACGCGACCCATGAGCAGGTAGGAATTGAGGAGTTGACGTCGGTGGACCTCGCAGCGCTGGAGGCCTGGGATCCCACGCAGGTGAAGCTCACTCCGGACATGGCGGCCCGGCTGTGGTTGCAGACGAGCCTCCGCCTCACCCGGGCACAGAAGGAACTCCACGATGCCATCTTCACCCACGATGGCACCGAGGCGAGCCTCGACCGCTATGCCAGTGCGCGGGCGGAGCTCGACTCGGCGGAGGCCTGGGCCCTGCGTGTCGCCAAGGCCCATCCACGGCGCGACCAGGGCTGA
- a CDS encoding alpha/beta hydrolase family protein, with the protein MSRQTRVLTSLGLAVLGVVGASLACDSPPDGGGGSDAGNAPLVDGGELPNGADSGTPRPLVLGDLLAPVTAEELQFLEQEWASRDISARDVTQLASGTVTFGTVPMTYRVIDHVVGGAHHVGVVLVPVSLTSPAPVLVYTHGGYTGDGGLPPFTVEELAFRIPGQPLRERLIYVIPSYRGERIRIANTTYSSGGDTLFGTTDLTDTAALLSAVVATTPLADVNRVAVFGESRGGMVALSLGAVDKRFDLVIDAFGPTDFRVALAGLPPGLFEASVTGAVASPQDPATLLLRSLIPIDQVTVNPDAGLAITEAGYVEMRRRMAATSALASPSRLPATQVHHGTADPTASVQYSRALAAAMADAGRASPSRLFTYFEYDGGSHSLDTLPGAVSRMAEALNRELAP; encoded by the coding sequence ATGAGCAGGCAGACCCGGGTGTTGACGTCGTTGGGACTCGCCGTGCTCGGAGTCGTCGGCGCATCCCTCGCGTGCGACAGTCCGCCGGACGGTGGCGGCGGGAGTGACGCCGGCAACGCCCCCCTTGTGGATGGCGGCGAACTTCCGAACGGGGCCGATTCAGGGACTCCACGCCCCCTCGTGCTCGGTGACCTGCTGGCGCCCGTGACGGCCGAGGAGCTTCAGTTCCTGGAGCAGGAGTGGGCTTCTCGCGACATCTCGGCGCGCGACGTCACGCAGCTCGCCAGCGGGACGGTGACCTTCGGAACCGTGCCGATGACCTACCGGGTGATTGATCACGTCGTCGGCGGCGCGCATCACGTCGGCGTCGTGCTGGTGCCGGTCTCACTGACCTCCCCTGCGCCCGTGCTCGTATACACGCATGGCGGGTACACGGGAGATGGCGGATTGCCGCCGTTCACCGTGGAGGAGCTTGCGTTCCGGATTCCCGGACAGCCCCTCAGAGAGCGGCTCATCTACGTCATCCCCTCATACAGGGGAGAGCGGATTCGCATTGCAAACACGACCTACAGCTCCGGAGGCGACACGCTCTTCGGCACCACCGACCTGACGGACACAGCAGCCCTCCTGTCCGCGGTGGTCGCCACGACGCCACTCGCGGACGTCAACCGCGTGGCTGTCTTCGGCGAGAGTCGCGGAGGAATGGTGGCGCTGTCGTTGGGTGCCGTCGACAAGCGGTTCGACCTTGTCATCGACGCCTTCGGCCCCACGGACTTCAGGGTTGCGCTCGCCGGGTTGCCTCCGGGGCTGTTCGAAGCGTCTGTCACGGGCGCCGTGGCTTCTCCGCAAGACCCCGCGACGCTGCTGCTGCGCTCGCTCATCCCCATCGATCAGGTCACGGTGAACCCGGATGCGGGCCTCGCCATCACCGAGGCCGGCTACGTGGAGATGCGGCGGCGAATGGCGGCCACCAGCGCGCTGGCCTCGCCGTCGAGGTTGCCCGCGACACAGGTCCACCATGGAACCGCCGACCCCACGGCATCGGTCCAGTATTCGCGCGCGCTCGCCGCCGCGATGGCGGACGCGGGACGTGCCTCCCCGAGCCGCCTCTTCACCTACTTCGAATACGACGGCGGCAGCCACAGCCTCGACACGTTGCCGGGAGCGGTGTCGCGAATGGCGGAGGCGTTGAATCGCGAGCTTGCTCCCTGA
- a CDS encoding PKD domain-containing protein: MSKLKQLSSCLRPVHRAWSALAALALAALAPVAHADSAIYGGGPFYSGGTAVMDDLRGSGFTTVILWSFHIEDNGDLVYNDIPVVRNGAYIGDPAWPTRLATLKTAPTSVNRIEVSIGAWSVPDFERMARLVNGTAAGCGSTLVCGTGSNSILYRNFQALKTATGADAVNFDDESAYDLAPTTQFGQMLIGLGYKITFAPYTQQSFWRSLKDNLGSAVDVIYLQVYDGGAGNNPASWNTAMGMTVDPGLWSRHGTGCGSGDSPATVQSRMTNWKSTAGISGGFMWLYDDIQKCWAQGTTAQYAAAINTAVSGNTPPVANFGVTVSGLTATFSDSSSDSDGSIASRSWNFGDGSGSTATNPSRVYASAGNYNVSLTVTDNGGASHTRTQTVSVGAGNINLALNKPATGSSACNSSETPAKAVNGSVSGGTTDKFCSLTAASWLQVDLGSAQTVSSFVVKHAGAGGESSTWNTRAFTIQTSSNGTSWSTPVTVTNNTASTSTHSISATSARYIKLNVTTPTQNGDPATRIYEFEVR, from the coding sequence ATGTCGAAGTTGAAGCAACTCTCGTCCTGCCTCCGTCCCGTCCACCGAGCCTGGTCGGCGCTCGCCGCCCTCGCCCTGGCCGCGCTCGCGCCGGTGGCCCATGCCGATTCGGCGATCTACGGCGGCGGCCCGTTCTATTCCGGCGGCACCGCGGTGATGGACGACCTGCGCGGCTCGGGCTTCACCACCGTGATCCTGTGGAGCTTCCACATCGAGGACAACGGCGACCTCGTCTACAACGACATCCCGGTGGTCAGGAACGGCGCCTACATCGGCGACCCGGCCTGGCCGACGCGGCTGGCCACGCTCAAGACCGCGCCGACCTCGGTCAATCGCATCGAGGTGTCGATCGGCGCCTGGAGTGTCCCCGATTTCGAGCGCATGGCCCGGCTGGTCAACGGCACCGCCGCAGGCTGCGGCAGCACCCTCGTCTGCGGCACCGGAAGCAACAGCATCCTGTACCGCAACTTCCAGGCGCTGAAGACCGCCACCGGCGCCGACGCGGTCAACTTCGACGACGAGAGCGCCTACGACCTCGCCCCGACCACCCAGTTCGGGCAGATGCTGATCGGCCTGGGATACAAGATCACCTTCGCGCCCTACACCCAGCAGAGCTTCTGGAGGAGCCTCAAGGACAACCTCGGCAGCGCGGTCGACGTCATCTACCTGCAGGTGTACGACGGCGGCGCCGGCAACAATCCGGCGAGCTGGAACACCGCGATGGGAATGACTGTCGACCCGGGCTTGTGGTCGCGCCACGGCACCGGCTGCGGCAGCGGCGACAGTCCGGCCACGGTGCAGAGCAGGATGACCAACTGGAAGAGCACCGCCGGCATCAGCGGCGGCTTCATGTGGCTGTACGACGACATCCAGAAGTGCTGGGCGCAGGGCACGACCGCGCAGTACGCGGCGGCGATCAACACCGCGGTCAGTGGCAACACCCCGCCGGTGGCCAATTTCGGCGTCACCGTGAGCGGACTGACCGCGACCTTCAGCGACTCCTCCAGCGACAGCGACGGCAGCATCGCCTCGCGCAGCTGGAATTTCGGCGACGGCAGCGGCTCGACCGCGACCAACCCCAGCCGTGTCTACGCCAGCGCCGGCAACTACAACGTCAGCCTGACGGTGACCGACAACGGCGGCGCCAGCCACACCCGGACGCAGACTGTCTCGGTCGGCGCCGGCAACATCAACCTGGCGCTCAACAAACCGGCGACTGGCTCCAGCGCCTGCAACAGCAGCGAAACGCCGGCCAAGGCGGTCAACGGCAGCGTCTCCGGGGGCACCACCGACAAGTTCTGCTCGTTGACCGCTGCGTCCTGGCTGCAGGTGGATCTCGGCTCGGCTCAGACGGTCAGCAGCTTCGTGGTCAAGCATGCCGGCGCGGGCGGCGAATCGAGCACCTGGAACACCCGGGCCTTCACCATCCAGACCTCCAGCAACGGCACCAGTTGGAGCACCCCGGTGACGGTGACCAACAACACCGCCAGCACGTCGACCCACTCGATCAGCGCCACCTCGGCGCGCTACATCAAGCTCAACGTGACCACCCCGACCCAGAACGGTGACCCGGCGACGCGCATCTACGAATTCGAGGTGCGCTGA
- a CDS encoding DUF3060 domain-containing protein, producing MSMKLRSMVLSGCVACLLGVPLAVGAQGQDAGAKAQGQAPQVGQDASTVQTGPDGQLQISGAMRKDVIKCAAGQKVEIAGTTHDLQLTGDCGEVVVSGNANKVKIDGAKAITVMGVGNKVTWKRGEPKQETRGTNNTLTREK from the coding sequence ATGTCGATGAAGCTTCGTTCGATGGTGCTGTCCGGATGTGTCGCGTGCCTGCTGGGAGTGCCTCTGGCAGTGGGGGCGCAGGGCCAGGACGCCGGCGCGAAGGCCCAGGGGCAGGCGCCCCAGGTGGGACAGGACGCCTCGACGGTCCAGACGGGGCCAGACGGGCAGCTGCAGATCAGCGGCGCCATGCGAAAGGACGTCATCAAGTGCGCCGCGGGGCAGAAGGTGGAGATTGCCGGCACCACCCACGACCTCCAGCTCACGGGTGACTGCGGTGAGGTGGTGGTCTCCGGCAACGCCAACAAGGTGAAGATCGACGGCGCCAAGGCCATCACCGTCATGGGCGTCGGCAACAAGGTGACCTGGAAGCGCGGCGAGCCGAAGCAGGAGACTCGCGGGACGAACAACACGCTTACCCGCGAGAAGTAG
- a CDS encoding DNRLRE domain-containing protein, translated as MRAGNSMWLRRLALLLLPGTFAACGGPERSGDASLDAVTEGAVALAGDVTVSFQRGVSPSSTYAGVSDTWLQESTPSTNAGGDAVLRMDRDAPAGSHQSLNALLRFDLGAIPPGAKVRSVQLSLHVTNRTSGEGFFLYAAGRDWSESQATWARATSSTVWSAPGARGAADRGSSVLGTLLPSVTGAYSLTLGAAGIAAVQEWVNSPANNRGFVLDASTNMDGLDVASSEATTSAQRPRLTVTYSPPPVGFVHPGLHVSKAQLDFVKAKIGARAQPWYGQFSKAAGGSLANTSWTPRPVQTMQCGNGGSTVDIGCYNSRQDALRAYTLALLWYHTGEQRYADAAIRILDAYADTLQTILFVSGDINTHNGPLQAAWLAELFPRAAEIIRYSDAGWPEERALEFGDMLKRAVLPRIINGWGGGGSNWNNSMTNGVMNIAVYTDDQALFERSLAMWRVHVRETFYLTSDGAAPIPAPDQRNADGTWKAGVLLSSWRGQTEFGTARVNGLSQEACRDFGHATMSIASISQAAETALIQGVDLYSEQEARLIASAEFMARYLVPHAPDNNAQATIPVESWLCARRSEYVKKNGQPVPNNTLELQILPTWEILFNHYVTRKGRSMPSTAALLPRVRAGGSSTDLQMSWETLTHADVGSVGLEP; from the coding sequence GTGAGAGCAGGCAACTCGATGTGGCTGCGCCGTCTGGCGCTTCTTCTCCTTCCTGGCACCTTCGCCGCGTGCGGCGGCCCCGAGCGCTCGGGCGACGCGAGCCTCGACGCCGTCACCGAGGGCGCGGTCGCACTGGCTGGGGATGTGACGGTGTCCTTCCAGCGTGGGGTGTCACCCTCTTCGACCTATGCGGGTGTCTCGGACACGTGGCTGCAGGAGAGCACTCCGTCCACCAATGCGGGCGGGGACGCCGTGCTGCGGATGGACCGCGACGCTCCGGCGGGCAGCCACCAGAGCCTAAACGCCTTGCTGCGTTTCGACCTGGGTGCCATCCCTCCGGGCGCGAAGGTGCGGTCGGTCCAGCTCTCCCTCCACGTGACGAACCGGACGAGCGGAGAGGGCTTCTTCCTCTACGCCGCTGGCCGCGATTGGAGCGAGTCCCAGGCCACGTGGGCCCGGGCGACCTCGAGCACCGTATGGAGCGCGCCTGGCGCACGGGGCGCGGCGGACAGGGGCTCGAGCGTGTTGGGCACACTCCTCCCCTCCGTCACGGGCGCCTACTCCCTGACGCTCGGCGCGGCGGGAATTGCCGCGGTCCAGGAGTGGGTGAACAGTCCCGCGAACAACCGGGGCTTCGTGCTGGATGCCAGCACGAACATGGACGGGCTGGACGTCGCCTCCTCCGAGGCCACCACCTCGGCGCAGAGGCCTCGGCTGACCGTCACCTACTCCCCTCCCCCGGTCGGCTTCGTCCACCCGGGGCTTCATGTCTCCAAGGCCCAGCTCGACTTCGTCAAGGCGAAGATTGGAGCCCGCGCGCAGCCCTGGTACGGCCAGTTCAGCAAGGCCGCCGGTGGCTCCCTCGCGAACACCAGCTGGACCCCCAGGCCCGTGCAGACCATGCAGTGCGGCAATGGCGGCAGCACGGTGGATATCGGCTGCTACAACTCCCGGCAGGACGCCCTGAGGGCCTACACGCTCGCGCTCCTCTGGTACCACACGGGTGAGCAGCGCTACGCGGACGCCGCCATCCGGATTCTCGATGCGTACGCCGACACGCTCCAGACCATCCTCTTCGTCAGTGGAGACATCAACACGCACAACGGCCCGCTCCAGGCAGCCTGGCTCGCCGAGCTGTTCCCGCGCGCGGCGGAGATCATCCGCTACAGCGACGCTGGCTGGCCGGAGGAGAGGGCCCTCGAGTTCGGCGACATGCTGAAGCGGGCGGTGCTGCCCCGCATCATCAACGGCTGGGGAGGCGGCGGCTCCAACTGGAACAACTCCATGACGAACGGAGTGATGAACATCGCCGTCTACACGGATGACCAGGCGCTCTTCGAGCGCTCACTCGCGATGTGGCGCGTGCACGTGCGGGAGACCTTCTACCTGACGAGTGACGGTGCGGCGCCCATTCCCGCGCCGGACCAGCGCAACGCGGACGGGACCTGGAAGGCAGGGGTGCTCCTGAGCAGCTGGCGGGGCCAGACCGAGTTTGGCACGGCGCGCGTGAATGGCCTCTCCCAGGAGGCGTGTCGGGACTTCGGCCATGCGACGATGTCGATTGCCTCCATCTCACAGGCGGCGGAGACGGCGCTCATCCAGGGGGTGGACCTCTACTCCGAGCAGGAGGCGCGGCTCATCGCGAGTGCCGAGTTCATGGCGCGGTACCTGGTACCCCATGCTCCGGACAACAATGCCCAGGCCACCATCCCCGTCGAATCCTGGCTGTGCGCGCGCAGGAGCGAGTACGTGAAGAAGAACGGCCAGCCCGTGCCGAACAACACCCTGGAGCTGCAGATCCTCCCGACCTGGGAAATCCTCTTCAACCACTACGTGACGCGCAAGGGCCGCTCCATGCCCTCGACGGCGGCGCTCCTCCCACGAGTGCGCGCGGGAGGCTCATCCACGGACCTGCAGATGTCCTGGGAGACACTCACCCACGCGGATGTGGGCTCCGTGGGACTGGAGCCGTAG
- the gspC gene encoding type II secretion system protein GspC: protein MMALIVRRYFWLVNGTFILLVALLLARTANLFVEDAIAPPLPGTSASLAPVRVATEAARTPLDGARLGKLTGLTYGKKEPDVVEPASPEVATGPIRSSLRVKLLGTLVANDAQWSFASIQDLETQRARSLMVGDDLMGTRILTIERERIIVAANGREEFIDGEASAPAITAPTLTRPMPAASSGPESGIRAVSEHAYEIPETELQQALARLDVLSTQARVVPAIEDGKPAGFKLAAIKQGSLYTKIGLQNGDVLKRINGLSLDSPERMLEAFTKLREAKHIELDIGRSGGSVRKTYDVR from the coding sequence ATGATGGCACTCATCGTCCGCAGGTATTTCTGGCTGGTGAACGGCACTTTCATCCTGCTCGTCGCGCTGCTGCTGGCGCGCACGGCCAACCTCTTCGTGGAGGACGCGATTGCCCCTCCGTTACCTGGCACCTCGGCCTCGCTCGCCCCGGTACGCGTGGCCACCGAGGCGGCCCGGACTCCGCTGGACGGCGCACGGCTGGGAAAGCTCACGGGGCTGACGTACGGCAAGAAGGAGCCCGACGTGGTCGAGCCCGCCAGTCCCGAGGTGGCGACAGGCCCCATCCGGAGCTCGCTGCGCGTGAAGCTGCTCGGCACGCTGGTGGCCAACGACGCGCAGTGGTCGTTCGCGTCCATCCAGGACCTGGAGACCCAGCGCGCCCGAAGCCTGATGGTGGGCGATGACCTGATGGGCACGCGCATCCTCACCATCGAGCGCGAGCGCATCATCGTCGCGGCCAACGGGCGCGAGGAGTTCATCGACGGTGAAGCCTCTGCACCCGCGATTACCGCGCCCACCCTGACCCGGCCCATGCCCGCCGCCAGCTCCGGTCCGGAGAGCGGCATCCGCGCCGTGAGCGAGCACGCCTACGAGATTCCGGAGACGGAGCTCCAGCAGGCGCTGGCGCGCCTGGACGTGTTGTCCACGCAGGCGCGCGTGGTCCCCGCCATCGAGGATGGCAAGCCCGCGGGCTTCAAGCTCGCGGCCATCAAGCAGGGCTCGCTCTACACGAAGATTGGTCTCCAGAACGGCGACGTGCTCAAGCGCATCAACGGCCTGTCGCTCGACTCACCCGAGCGCATGCTCGAGGCCTTCACGAAGCTGCGCGAGGCAAAGCACATCGAGCTGGACATCGGCCGGAGCGGAGGCTCGGTTCGAAAGACCTACGACGTGCGCTGA
- a CDS encoding neprosin family prolyl endopeptidase has product MQARRSVLFLVSSLGFGLSGCGSAVEGVAEEAVPTNDLVQRVKDPTELARMQQHLDSLYDTKDVRHHFQSPDGDDIDCVDLYRQPALRQPGMESHVIQFAPSTFPKELDEAPTGPAVADARQPAQAELAFSLDATGAVQRCPQGTIPILRVTLDTLKRFKSLEDFRSKVPSHLSGDALRAGSTALHQYAAYRQTVDNLGAESALNVWNPAVEVASEFSLSQIWVARGSGADTETVEGGWQNYRNLYGDNNSRLFIYFTPDNYGSGGCYNLTCAGFVQTDTSIVIGSSFTNYSASGGAQHEIKLFWFKDGTAGNWWLRVGTTWVGYYPRTKFDANGIADKGGRVTFGGEIINNQTAGRHTHTDMGSGAFAAQGWQQAAYQRQIQYVDTANVYRSPASLSAITTDSFCYDSSAVANDTSAGGWGRYFYFGGSGYNANCT; this is encoded by the coding sequence ATGCAAGCCAGGCGAAGCGTGTTGTTCCTCGTGTCCTCGCTGGGGTTCGGGCTGTCCGGCTGCGGCAGCGCTGTCGAGGGAGTGGCGGAGGAGGCCGTGCCCACCAACGACCTCGTGCAGCGGGTCAAGGACCCGACGGAGCTCGCCAGGATGCAGCAGCACCTCGACTCGCTCTACGACACGAAGGATGTCCGTCACCACTTCCAGTCCCCGGATGGAGACGACATCGACTGCGTGGACCTCTACCGCCAGCCGGCGCTGCGGCAGCCGGGCATGGAGAGCCACGTCATCCAGTTCGCCCCGAGCACCTTCCCAAAGGAGCTGGACGAGGCCCCCACGGGCCCTGCCGTCGCTGATGCGCGGCAGCCGGCCCAGGCCGAGCTGGCCTTCTCATTGGACGCCACCGGGGCGGTGCAGCGCTGCCCCCAGGGCACCATCCCCATCCTCCGGGTGACGCTGGACACGCTGAAGCGCTTCAAGAGCCTCGAGGACTTCCGGAGCAAGGTGCCCAGCCATCTGTCGGGTGACGCGCTCCGCGCGGGCTCGACGGCCCTGCACCAGTACGCCGCCTACCGGCAGACGGTGGACAACCTGGGGGCGGAGAGCGCGCTGAACGTGTGGAACCCCGCGGTCGAGGTGGCCAGCGAGTTCAGCCTCTCGCAGATCTGGGTCGCGCGTGGCTCCGGCGCCGACACGGAGACGGTGGAGGGCGGGTGGCAGAACTACCGGAACCTGTACGGGGACAACAACTCCCGGCTCTTCATCTACTTCACGCCGGACAACTACGGCTCCGGGGGCTGTTACAACCTGACCTGCGCTGGCTTCGTCCAGACGGACACCTCCATCGTCATCGGCAGCAGCTTCACCAACTACAGCGCCAGTGGCGGCGCCCAGCATGAGATCAAGCTCTTCTGGTTCAAGGACGGGACGGCCGGCAACTGGTGGCTGCGCGTGGGGACGACGTGGGTCGGCTACTATCCCCGCACCAAGTTCGACGCGAACGGCATCGCCGACAAGGGCGGCCGGGTGACCTTCGGCGGGGAGATCATCAACAACCAGACCGCCGGGCGCCACACGCACACGGACATGGGCAGCGGAGCCTTCGCCGCCCAGGGCTGGCAGCAAGCCGCCTACCAGCGGCAGATCCAGTACGTGGATACCGCCAACGTCTATCGCTCTCCGGCCAGCCTCTCGGCCATCACCACCGACAGCTTCTGCTACGACAGCAGCGCGGTGGCCAATGACACGTCGGCGGGCGGCTGGGGCCGGTACTTCTACTTCGGTGGGAGCGGTTACAACGCCAACTGCACCTAG
- a CDS encoding DUF1428 domain-containing protein → MPYIDGFVVPVPTKNLAAYRSMSRKAGKLWREHGALEYFECVADDVKPGKVTSFPQSVKLKPGETVVFSWIVYKSRADRNRINKKVMADPRLKMSPQAMPFDAKRMIYGGFKVMLAL, encoded by the coding sequence ATGCCGTATATCGATGGTTTCGTCGTACCGGTTCCCACGAAGAACCTCGCCGCCTACCGCAGCATGTCGCGCAAGGCGGGCAAGCTCTGGCGCGAGCACGGCGCGCTCGAGTACTTCGAATGCGTCGCCGATGACGTCAAGCCCGGCAAGGTCACCTCGTTTCCACAGAGCGTGAAGCTGAAGCCAGGAGAAACGGTGGTGTTCTCCTGGATCGTCTACAAGTCTCGCGCCGACCGCAACCGCATCAACAAGAAGGTCATGGCCGATCCTCGCCTCAAGATGTCCCCCCAGGCCATGCCCTTCGACGCCAAGCGGATGATCTATGGCGGGTTCAAGGTGATGTTGGCGCTCTGA